The region TCCATGGGGATCTCGGTGATCTGACTCTTGTAGATGCTCAGCACCCGTGTGCCGCGCATGTCGTACTTGTCTGGAAACGGCGATCTATTCTTCTCGTCCCCGCCGCCTCCACTCTTGCGTTGCTGCACCCGAGGGCTGTTCAATCCGTCGGCGGGCATCTCCTACAATCAATCAACTGTTGGGAAAGCCGACTGTAAGGTCAGATTCGTCTCGGGATGCCCCGCAGTACTCACAAGTTCAACGGGGAAGGAATTTAAGCTACGGCACAAAAgttgtatattttgtaaatatccCTCTACACAGCACGGAGTAAGAGTAAAGACTGAAACACTCATAGGTGAAGCTGTTTTAGAGACAGTAAGAGTGACAGAATTCTCAGAGAGAACCGAGTCGGTTTCGAGTCATAAATTGACTCATGTGCGGAGTGTAAAAGATGCTTTTTCCGAGAGCTATAGGAGTTAAGCTTCAAAGATCTGTCTGCAGAACATACTCTACACAGCTAGTGCATTCGCTGTGAGCCGACATATGTATGCAGATTACTCGTAtttgatatttgtttttattttgggaAAATTTACATTAtgttttattgaatttgaCGATGCATCCTATAATTTTACACTCGAACGACCAATGATTCAGAGCACGCCACAGCCAGTTATCAGGACAACGCCCTGAGAAGTGGCCAGGTGGCCGGTGGCGTCCTGAATGCGCTCCAATAGATGCAATCCCTTGCGCACCTTGCCGAATGCAATCCGCTTTCCGTTGAGAATCGACAGCGGCTGGAAGCTGATGGTGAAGTTGATGGCGGAGCAGAGATGGCTGCGCACATAGCGGCTGGGGAACGAGAGGATGCCAGCATCGACGCCATGATTGAGGACGTCGAAGTCGTGCTCAATGTTCCTGAGATCCTGTTTGAGCACGGTGGAGGGGCCCATGTCCAGGCGCCCCTCCAGCCACATGGGTGTGAGCGTGCGCGAGAAGGTGATGGCGGCGCTGTTGCCCTGCGTGCAGGCGCGCATGAACTCGAGGACCACCTGGGGACAGGCCTCCGTGAAGAGCTGGATGATAAGCCGGCCCTGGATGCGGGTGTCGCGCACCTCGACGTCGAAGTAGATCTGGGGGCGCAGCAGCTTGCAGAGGTTACCCACGTCGCATTGGTCCATGAGGCTCTCGTAGCGATGCAGGATGTGCATGGGAATCTCGTAGCTGAAGGTGTGGGAGGCCTTCGGCTTGTTGCGGCGCGATCTGCCCGCGTCCGGATCGAAGAGCTGCCCGCCCTTGTGGAACTGCTTgttcttctcctgctgcttctgctccttctcgCGGGCCATGCTCACGTGCCGCCAGCGGCCGACGGCCAGTCGCTCCGGCGAGCGGGTGAACGTCCGCAGCGTGTTGTTGCTCCGCTTGTAGAGGGCCGTCAGCATCTCCATGTAGGGCAGCTCCATGCCGTTGCCACTGACCTTGACCTTGGGCGGCGGCAGGCAGGTGTTCACCTTCCCCTTGATGGTCGTCAGGCGCTCGCGGTGCTGGCGGTACAGCTCGCGCTGCTCGTTCATCACCATAGGCGAGCGGGTCTGGGGCATCTGATTCTTTCCGACCGCCACGGGAATCAGTCGCTGGTGGTGCCGGTGGTTGTTCTCCAGCGCCTTCCGGTTGATGTTGAACGAGTGCTGGATCTCCCCCGACGGTTCCTCGCTACTCTCCAGGTAGGGATTGCGGCGCTTGAACACCGGGTTCGTCAGGGTGAAGGGACCGCGCTTGGCGGCTGCCACATAAGGTGCCACAGTGCCGACATCTTGGGGAGTGGAGCCTCGGGCTGCCCGCGTATTTTCGCGCAGAAACATTTTGCGAATCGGTGGGGCGTTCGTTAACCAAAATAAACGTAAAACTATACTTGAATTTTAACAAATTATTCAGCAAACGAATCGTGTGATGACTTCTAGTGAATGACTGAGAAGCTACACTACTTTTGCTGTGATTTAGAGGAAAGGGGTCACTGAGTCTGGGACTATTCGAAGGGTAGAGCAATCAAGTGGAAGCaggaaatgtttgtttttcctgGTGGAACTGTCATGGAATGTGGAACCTGTTTTGCACGTCAACAGGATACCGGAACAGGAATGGACTCTGAAATGAATCCAAAAAGTGCCGGGCAATCATTTCTAATTTACCAAACGGCAATATTGCAACTCAATTGACAGAACGGAGAACGGAGGACGGGTGGCAATCATGTGGCAAGACTCCAAAGTTCTATCAATATGCCACAATAATGTAcgcacacgtacacacacacgcacacagaaaaACTATTAGGAAGAACTTTTCAGACATAGAGCCACAgagaagagtgagagagagagagagaaccgcAGCCTGATTGAAGTCATAAATGAATGAAGTATTGCTCTGGCCagcaaaagagcaaaaaaagCCAGCCCCCTGAGTCGGAGTCGAAATTGGCATCTGATATTGCCAGGAAAAAAGCGAGTGGCTTCCAGTTTCCCTGATAATGGTATCGATTCATTTGTACAACATTCTGTGAAATTGTTTGAAGGCTTTTATGCGTTGCCTTTAATACCTTGtaaagcaataaaaacaaatgtgGCATGTCCTTTGCGGCGAAAAAACATATGCATCAATTATGTATTAGTCACCGACTCCCTTCAAAAATGAACTccgttttaattaattaattacgGCGTATACATATTTACTTGAGCGGAATGAACATTTGCGGTGATCCGAATAGCGCGTTTTTGCATAATTAcggatttaattaaaaactctGCCAAATATGCAGAATTTAAATGTAAtctaatttaaattgaaaatcacACTTTTGCAACATTTCTAAATGGTTTCGCTGGGCCGACGAGACGAATTGATTTTACTTCTGCCGGTTTGGGCGGCTCGTTGcctgtttattattattaatttgcaAACACGCGAAGGGATGGCTGAATGGAGCTCCTCTCCTGTCAGCGACAGGCCTGCTATGGACAGACTTGATGCATTTTTTTCGACCCAAGCGTGTACAAATCCGCTCGGAGGTGTGGTTGAAGTGCAGCCTAAGATCCAAAAGGCGGGTCAAAAAAAATTACCTGTTTCGAGCTCAATTACAGACCAATTTAGATGAGCTGAATTTGTACTCCCCTTTGTAGTAGCTTCCTTCATTCACTTTTTAGGCTCCTGCTCTCTTTGAGCAGAGAATCATAGAGGAGGAGGACTGAACATTAGGCTTGTCATCTTTAGTGGCTTTCATTTGCAACAAAACCAGTTACTATCGAATGAcagcccaacagcagcaatccTTCCGCCAAATCACTGTCACAAACTGACTTATACGATCGTATTATCTTTATGATTAAATGGTATTTAAGGACTTTGTTTCGCTTGCTGTTCATTTTGTTTGGCGAGGCAGGGGATTCCATCGGATTTCCCCAACGAGCCTTCGCCGGTTGTCATCTCATTGAGCACGAAAATGATAATGACAGCTGGTGTCAGGGGAATTATCGCGGACATGGAGTGTTCCATTTTGTTTTCGAAAGCCCATTGAATGCACAATTAGCGAGCACTACAATGGGTTCCAGTTCCATTTAAGTGAGCTGGCGAAAATTGGCAGGAATATTAAAGTTAAGTTCCACGGACAAACTAAACAATATTCACACACAATataaacacacaacaaaaaatccgTTCATTAATTAGTTTACTTTTCAGATTaaattatgtacatttttcaATGGCATATGTGGTGGCCGTATAATCAGATCGGAAGAGTTGAAAAAATTGCCCATCGATTCGCATTAATTGATTGTTAATACGGCAAAGATTTGCGGCTATAATTAAATGATTAATGCGATTGTGTGGATATGTGGATGGCATGAATTAAGAGCATGGCTAAAGCACTTGTATTTATGCGGTCATAGTGGGTAAATACCCGCACAAATATACGAATATACGAATATTGgaatatatgtgtgtgtgtactgtGTAATCTGATGCATTAATGGGCTCCACTTGTACGATTATATAGACACGGAGCATCTGAAGGGCATCTCAGGGCTCAGCGCTCTGCGCTCTGCGCTTAGGACTAGGGACTCGGGGCAAAGTGTCATTAGGGCAGCACTCTTATCACTCAACAATCAATGTCAGCGCCAGTGGAATGGGTGGGAGAGTGGCAAGGAGCTGACAGACAGTGAACCACTTGAGCGTTTTTTGTCCTCAAGTGCcaaaccacccacccacacctATCCCTCCACATTCTGGATGGATGCATCGGCATCATCATTCAACAAgattccttctccttctccttctccttgccCTTGGGTCTATTGTCATCCTCGTGGTTTTcccacatccccatccccacatCTGCTGTGCTATTCACATTCCAGTGTGCAACTTGAAAATGTGTCGACAATAAACCCCTCCGCACTCACCCGCACTCATACTCATATTCATTGTATTCACATGAGGACAAATGACTGCAATTCGATCAAATATtgtgcatacacacacattgcGGGTCCGTTGCATTCAAAGTATTTCATTTCGTGCCCAGGATATGCCCAGGATGTGCCCAGGATGTGCCCTCCTGTGGTGAATGCATCGATAGGAATGCTGGGAATTCCCAATGGATGACCGCAATAGCAAATATTGTACGGTTATTTCACAAATAACTGAATACTATGGGAGCTCCATTGCCTCCAAAGCCTCCATTGCCTCGATAATTCATCCACATTTTCCAATGTCCATTCAAGGCTCCGGCAATATGGAATTCCTCAGTTATCTGACCTTGAAGGCACCCACTGTATAGGTACACTTACCCTTATGAATACATTTCGGCAGATACTTTTTTATGGGCGAAAACAGAAGCCGGCCAGACGCTGGCTAAGAGCATAATGGATCATAAACGCTTTGGCTGTAAAAATGTGATTTTATTGTGTCTGCTCCGACGCGTCTTTTGCCTCCATTAACCGAACATCTGGCTTATGGAACCTGTCTTATTGCCGTCCTGTCCCCCACGCCTCCTCCACGCCACCCTCCCACATATGTAGACGTCTTTTTATGACATTCTTTACTCCGCAGAGGGCGTGTGGCACTACTCTGTGTTTGTCATATTTTTATGCTTATTGTGGATGGAACTTTGGCCGAACAACGtcatggaaatggaatttgtGAGTATTTAAGCTGAGATTTGGCTAAGAGAAAGCTTTCGGATTGACCAAAAAATGCTTACTTAAATGGCAACGCCATGCTTACCACGAATTACAACGGCAAAAAAGCTTATGGAGATCTCTCTTGTTGGGCGTCAATTTTGGCGTTTATGAACGAAAGATGAAGAAATTAAGCATTTGAGTCTTGGCCCTTCGGATACGATTTTGTTGAATCGCTATGGATTGCTATTCTCAGAGGTATACTAAAATATTACCCacataaatcaatcaatattcattaaattaagCGTAAACGCAAACCCAAATGAAGGGCTTTAACTGGTACTTTATCTGCTGCCTGTCCGTTTGAATGCCATCAATTCTGCGCTCCCCACTGGGCCAGAAGACGGTTCGGTCGCTGAAtgtcccaaattgtttgagccCCAAAGACATCAGTTAATTAATGCCATTAATGGCTTGGCagacgctctctctctctctctcgaagCCAGTAATTAACGCTGTTGAGACAGTCACACACAtgggtggggctggggggagTTGTCACGCCTAAAGGATTATATCAGTTAGCAAGCAGGATTAATTCACAATAAGCAAAGGTGTTAATAGACCGACGACAGATTTTGCCGCAAAAGTTAGCCCACACGAAATATTTAATCCACTTCGAGGCGAACCGTCCatggagcagaagcaggagcaagGAGCAGCCATCCATTAAGAAGCAATTTCAAAGGTTTACGGCCCTCCACTCCTCCGTTTCGGGCCTACCTTTTGTGGGCAATGCGAGGGTGCGGCCCAAAAGGTAAAACGCTGAAAAAGTTGTCATTCCAAAGATGAAGATGCCGAGATACAATTTAAGGTATCCCATGTAATCcttaaacaattttattagCCAAGAAGGGACTCCCTGCCAATTAGGTTAATGGGTCGAAGCAAGCGCCCCCTCCGCACAGCTCCCCCTCCGCACAGCGCCCTGAGGAGCTTCCTGTGCGTAAGCCGACGCGAAATTAAATGCCAAGGAGACTCAGATTACAACTGAGTTTAAGCGCAGGGCACGGACGGCACACAATGGCTTTTACATTTAATCCGCGATGCTTATTAAATTCCTGGGGAAAATGTCGCTGTTTTCATCGGAATTTTCCAGCACTGGACTGCAGGATAGAGAGGAGAGCGCACGTATCCATccaaaaaatgcaataagACACTAGTGCAATACAATGTTGAACTTTCTGAACATACACGATTGATCAAGCTGCGGAGCTCCGGGACATCCATTGAGTCGTTCATTCGGTCAATGGCTGGGGATCACATGCATCGACCATTTAAGGACCGAATTGTGGAAATGCAAATTCTACCCAACAGGAGAGTGTTTCTGAGACACTCACAAAGGCCCCATGAATGCAGGGGCTGGGACACGCTTTCCCGCAACACCATGTGGGTGCCCCAGAGCTGGCTCTGAAAAGCCATTTATCAAGACATTGCCCAACAATGGAGCCATGTGCGCACTGCACGCCATAAAGGATATTCAAAGCCAGTAAAACTTCATGATTTGAACACGTGTTAACAACGTAGGAGCAAGGCACGAgtgtttgtgctgctgccaAAAGGAAGGAAACGAAGGGAAATAGCTGGAAGGAAGCCATGTGGAGATGTGCACATAGATTCGCTGGGCATTCGTGTGGCGGggcattcaattaaattggaaGAGGAGCTTAGTGAAACGCAAATAATCTAGTCTCTCTCTCAAAGAGACGCAGGCTGCGCCAACGTCCCCTCCAGGCACTTGGGGCAATTGGGTTTAGAAGTTGATAAACACTTTTCATATGCGTAGCGTTCCCATTTTAGAGAACTTTCCCTGCTGACAGAAAGCCATTTCCAAAGCAAACACTCGACTGATAATTCATATTTTCCCGTAATAACTTTCGAAAGAGTGGAAAATATCGCCGCTGTGCTGCTGCGATGGAATGCACGGAATGCCTGCAAATTGCACGGATCATAAATTAAAGGAGACTGGTGGGGCAGTAGGGAGGAGGGGGTAGGGAACCGCCGGCATTGTAATAAAAGTTTTGATTCTCGGGGAAAGCGGCAGC is a window of Drosophila pseudoobscura strain MV-25-SWS-2005 chromosome 3, UCI_Dpse_MV25, whole genome shotgun sequence DNA encoding:
- the LOC4805602 gene encoding uncharacterized protein; the encoded protein is MFLRENTRAARGSTPQDVGTVAPYVAAAKRGPFTLTNPVFKRRNPYLESSEEPSGEIQHSFNINRKALENNHRHHQRLIPVAVGKNQMPQTRSPMVMNEQRELYRQHRERLTTIKGKVNTCLPPPKVKVSGNGMELPYMEMLTALYKRSNNTLRTFTRSPERLAVGRWRHVSMAREKEQKQQEKNKQFHKGGQLFDPDAGRSRRNKPKASHTFSYEIPMHILHRYESLMDQCDVGNLCKLLRPQIYFDVEVRDTRIQGRLIIQLFTEACPQVVLEFMRACTQGNSAAITFSRTLTPMWLEGRLDMGPSTVLKQDLRNIEHDFDVLNHGVDAGILSFPSRYVRSHLCSAINFTISFQPLSILNGKRIAFGKVRKGLHLLERIQDATGHLATSQGVVLITGCGVL